A single window of Sneathiella limimaris DNA harbors:
- a CDS encoding matrixin family metalloprotease — MTDPDHHHEIGAAYSTNYYTWGEQPETDGVSGGTLTYSFVGPNYIDDVDIYSGRSWDIDAQLGFDYEAQAAKAFEAWSSVANVNFVQVSDEGGNLGDGWGADIRISMGSIDGSGNNLAFGAYPNPRHAYGGDIFLDGTERSFWTATSFFRVMLHEIGHSLGLKHSDVRNSAMWPTYGSSMNSLKTDDINGIRELYGNQDGIVDAYQLTDNAPDIEILRGIDGLLVRGSDGANSMTGSSLREYLWGGAGDDTLIGGGGVDTLSGGFGSDWVDFSSSNVKAYVQLSRGIYELDEAGEISNIENVNGTRFADSLRGSEGDDNLVGNGGDDRIVGHLGHDTIDGGAGEDWLHAGPGDDLVYGGTDFDSIRGSRGWDTLMGQGGDDYLNGGQDEDYIHGGSGDDLIYGQYMDDTLHGGAGDDTLYGSSENDYMDGGTGADELRAGSGDDTLIGGGGADTLIGGRGLDLIDFSGSKNGVDVDLAAGVSVSEGIVRISTVEAIRGSAYDDTMAGDDKDNLFYVNLGNDIVRGGGGVDTVYLGGRASDYDVQDMGDHLKITHIAGDQILSLYGVENIEYDLLLGDGLYRVVTVAAASGGYTNGTDENERIIGSSANDHLYGYGGQDQLFGGEGDDILTGSSGDDYLDGEDGADTVRFDEVAAAIRVDLNAGTATGDGNDTLLNIENIFGGKSADYRDTLLGNDENNYISDIRGGGEIDGRGGDDRISVIDSEGNGYSLSGGDGDDTIDGGDGNDTIFGGDGNDNISDDAGSDIVYGGLGDDTISSRYDGEDTIYGGFGNDSISAFGDTVYGGDGDDYIEAREAFGGRGNDTLRISGGYDSSVSYSDDEIEHGISVDLSSGLVSDDGYGFTDTLLDFTKNSFSPMGIIGSRYDDTIIGGSRGAYVIDGGGGDDFIQSNPDTYSDKVRGGQGDDTIQGNGNLTLMYEGAAERYKIDVFQDYIEVNDLVSSDQDTVINAYEFSFDDRFEEDVTSYGDYTYIDFDQLFDSLGIMGADTRAEHIQTSGHRIEVFVGGEFHSYYRLYYMGLPTYSVGTLTASDLADLGIFVSDEIGPELNAVYADGNSEVYGTNAADQMFGDAGASVFYGYEGADQILGYAGNDSLRGGAGDDTVDGGTGEDFVDYRDAASLVQVNLGTGVASSATEGNDVISNVENIYGSDFEDTLRGDDNDNVILDPAGGGVMYGMGGNDSLDASNSDGLGYELYGGDGDDILRDGNGADLLVGGAGADSLFAWDSGDTLIGGAGEDILNGYHAATALFEGDTSDYEIIVEELMLKVRDLNTNEVDTLFNMPFIDFDGLDDDLSVNLDQIFDFYEIATADRAGMVELMEKGSGTEITVVPDGGVAMQFEINDNFLGDADLGTLTSEQLTALGISVGDES, encoded by the coding sequence ATGACAGATCCTGATCATCATCACGAAATTGGTGCAGCCTATTCAACGAACTATTACACTTGGGGAGAACAGCCAGAAACTGATGGCGTGTCTGGCGGAACCCTGACTTACAGTTTTGTGGGTCCGAATTACATTGATGATGTCGACATATATAGTGGGCGGAGTTGGGATATAGACGCACAGCTGGGCTTTGACTATGAAGCCCAGGCAGCTAAAGCTTTTGAAGCATGGAGTAGCGTCGCCAACGTTAATTTTGTGCAAGTGAGTGATGAGGGTGGAAACCTTGGTGACGGGTGGGGTGCAGACATCAGAATTTCTATGGGCAGCATTGATGGTTCGGGGAATAATCTAGCTTTTGGTGCATATCCAAATCCACGCCATGCATACGGTGGGGATATTTTTTTAGACGGGACAGAGCGATCATTTTGGACCGCAACTAGCTTTTTTCGTGTGATGTTGCATGAGATAGGCCATTCATTAGGGTTAAAGCACAGTGATGTCAGAAACTCGGCTATGTGGCCGACATATGGCTCTAGTATGAATAGCCTGAAAACGGATGACATCAACGGAATTAGGGAGCTCTATGGTAATCAGGATGGGATCGTTGACGCCTACCAGCTAACAGATAATGCCCCGGATATTGAGATTTTGCGTGGCATTGACGGTCTGTTAGTTCGAGGAAGCGATGGCGCAAATTCCATGACAGGTTCTTCACTTCGGGAGTACTTATGGGGAGGGGCCGGTGATGATACGCTGATCGGCGGTGGCGGCGTTGATACCTTGAGCGGTGGCTTTGGCAGTGACTGGGTGGATTTTTCCAGCTCGAATGTGAAAGCTTATGTGCAGCTGTCCAGGGGTATCTATGAGCTGGATGAAGCGGGCGAGATCAGTAATATCGAGAATGTCAACGGCACCCGCTTTGCCGACTCCTTAAGAGGTAGTGAGGGCGATGACAACCTGGTCGGGAACGGTGGCGATGACAGGATTGTCGGGCATTTAGGTCATGACACCATTGATGGCGGAGCAGGGGAGGATTGGCTGCATGCAGGACCTGGGGACGATCTGGTCTATGGCGGTACAGATTTTGACTCCATCAGAGGCTCTCGTGGGTGGGATACCCTCATGGGGCAGGGGGGTGATGATTATCTGAACGGTGGTCAGGACGAAGATTACATTCATGGTGGCAGCGGGGATGACCTGATCTATGGCCAGTATATGGATGATACCCTGCATGGCGGCGCGGGTGATGACACGCTCTATGGGAGCAGTGAAAATGACTACATGGATGGAGGGACAGGCGCGGATGAGCTGCGCGCCGGTAGTGGCGATGACACGCTGATTGGCGGCGGTGGAGCTGACACATTGATCGGGGGGCGCGGCCTAGATCTTATTGATTTTTCCGGATCGAAAAACGGTGTTGATGTGGATCTGGCCGCTGGCGTTTCTGTGAGCGAAGGCATTGTCCGGATTAGCACGGTCGAGGCGATTAGGGGCTCAGCTTATGATGATACGATGGCTGGCGATGACAAAGACAACCTATTCTATGTAAATTTGGGAAATGACATTGTCAGAGGTGGCGGTGGTGTCGATACCGTCTATTTAGGTGGGCGAGCCTCCGACTACGATGTTCAGGATATGGGAGATCATCTTAAAATTACCCACATTGCCGGCGATCAAATTTTGTCACTCTATGGGGTTGAAAATATTGAATATGATCTTCTGCTTGGCGATGGACTTTACAGGGTCGTTACTGTTGCAGCTGCATCTGGTGGTTATACAAACGGAACTGATGAAAATGAACGTATCATAGGGTCCTCTGCGAATGATCACCTCTACGGATATGGTGGACAAGATCAACTCTTTGGGGGAGAAGGTGATGATATACTGACCGGCAGTTCAGGTGATGACTACCTGGATGGTGAAGATGGTGCTGATACTGTTCGGTTTGACGAGGTTGCGGCCGCAATCAGAGTTGATTTGAATGCTGGTACTGCGACGGGAGATGGAAATGATACCCTTTTAAATATTGAAAATATTTTTGGGGGTAAGAGCGCCGACTATCGGGATACCCTACTTGGGAATGATGAAAACAATTATATTTCTGACATTCGAGGGGGGGGAGAAATAGACGGTAGGGGAGGTGACGATCGCATCAGTGTTATCGACTCTGAAGGTAATGGCTATTCCCTGAGTGGTGGGGACGGTGATGATACGATTGATGGTGGGGACGGTAATGACACCATTTTCGGCGGGGATGGCAACGATAATATATCTGATGATGCCGGATCGGACATTGTCTATGGCGGGCTAGGCGACGATACAATTTCAAGCAGATATGATGGCGAAGATACAATTTACGGTGGATTCGGTAATGATAGTATTTCGGCGTTTGGAGATACTGTCTACGGTGGGGATGGAGACGACTATATCGAAGCCAGAGAAGCATTTGGTGGTCGAGGGAATGATACATTGCGCATCTCAGGCGGCTATGATTCGAGTGTTTCCTATAGCGATGACGAAATTGAACATGGAATTTCAGTTGATCTGAGCTCAGGTTTAGTTAGTGACGATGGCTACGGTTTCACGGATACGTTGTTAGATTTTACAAAAAATTCATTTTCACCGATGGGAATAATTGGATCCAGATATGACGATACGATCATAGGAGGGTCGAGAGGTGCCTATGTTATAGACGGAGGCGGTGGAGACGATTTTATCCAGTCAAATCCAGATACATATTCCGATAAAGTAAGAGGGGGGCAGGGTGATGACACGATACAAGGAAATGGCAACCTTACTCTGATGTATGAGGGGGCCGCTGAGCGATACAAAATAGATGTTTTTCAAGATTATATAGAAGTTAATGATCTTGTGTCGTCTGATCAAGATACTGTCATTAATGCATATGAATTCAGTTTTGATGATCGTTTTGAAGAAGATGTTACTTCCTATGGGGATTATACGTATATTGATTTTGATCAGTTGTTTGACTCGTTGGGGATCATGGGCGCAGACACACGAGCTGAACACATTCAGACCTCTGGTCATCGGATAGAGGTTTTTGTCGGAGGCGAGTTTCATTCATACTATCGGTTATATTATATGGGCTTACCGACATATAGTGTTGGAACTCTTACTGCATCGGACTTAGCGGATCTTGGAATCTTTGTCTCGGACGAGATTGGACCTGAATTGAATGCTGTTTATGCGGATGGTAATTCAGAAGTATACGGAACCAATGCCGCAGACCAGATGTTCGGAGATGCTGGTGCAAGTGTGTTTTATGGGTACGAGGGTGCAGATCAGATTTTGGGTTATGCAGGGAATGACTCACTTCGCGGTGGTGCCGGTGATGACACGGTTGATGGTGGTACTGGTGAGGATTTTGTCGACTACCGAGACGCCGCATCGCTGGTTCAGGTTAACCTCGGAACAGGTGTTGCGAGCTCAGCCACAGAAGGTAACGATGTTATTTCCAATGTTGAGAATATCTATGGCTCCGACTTTGAAGACACCCTGCGTGGCGACGACAACGATAACGTAATCCTGGATCCTGCTGGCGGTGGGGTGATGTACGGAATGGGTGGAAATGACAGTCTGGATGCGTCCAACAGCGATGGTCTTGGCTATGAGCTCTACGGTGGGGACGGCGATGATATCCTGAGGGATGGCAATGGAGCTGACTTGCTCGTCGGTGGGGCTGGGGCAGATTCCTTGTTTGCCTGGGATAGCGGCGACACGCTTATTGGTGGTGCCGGCGAAGATATTCTCAATGGTTATCATGCCGCAACGGCGCTGTTTGAAGGAGATACTTCAGATTACGAAATTATCGTTGAGGAACTGATGCTCAAGGTTCGGGATCTGAATACCAATGAGGTCGATACGCTCTTCAATATGCCCTTTATTGATTTTGACGGGCTTGATGATGATCTCTCAGTTAATCTTGATCAGATCTTTGATTTCTATGAAATTGCCACAGCTGACCGGGCAGGGATGGTTGAACTGATGGAGAAGGGATCAGGAACAGAGATTACGGTCGTGCCGGATGGCGGCGTTGCCATGCAGTTTGAAATTAATGACAATTTCCTCGGTGATGCGGACCTCGGGACTCTAACCAGTGAACAATTGACAGCGCTGGGTATTTCCGTTGGGGATGAGAGTTAG
- a CDS encoding glycosyltransferase encodes MKKTLQKLLRLTNTESSPENREGGKSVQKVKENPASLKKELQQQKLEITKLTRQLEQSRAAVKTVRANFRSANKIWKRHFDRVFGYADWVEAALGSEEYDLCLLHDSLGLEAARVVKERYGCPLVYDGVEYPEYSGRSGRAGEMFAAEKRGTALVHRHELEIYRQLDALMVGTRGVAGWYGAQDGVVPAKIVRNCLDYEEVERDDEIRRDCGLKPEDRLVLYPNSVFIDCGVEETVTALKHLPETVHLAIMGWIPAFLGDPLKERIARQGLEGRVHFLDLKGPDDLIRYRSGADIGIIPIRPTIGNHRTMLPNRVFELIMSRVPMLVSSLPYVQEVVETYDCGVVYEGSQPETIARSLEKMLSRLDYYRERMEATAKEMCWSQEEGAFEAAMSPVLSPSDPPRKILCLANKPLTTNRRFYRHTRTLANWGHDITVMALEIPDPQLQVNGVRYMEMPSEDGTEQKKTPRGVSKALSKR; translated from the coding sequence GTGAAAAAAACACTCCAAAAGCTGTTGCGCTTGACTAACACTGAGTCTTCCCCAGAAAACAGGGAGGGCGGGAAGAGTGTTCAGAAGGTAAAAGAAAATCCCGCCTCCTTAAAGAAGGAACTTCAGCAGCAGAAGCTAGAGATTACTAAACTGACCCGACAGTTGGAGCAGTCGAGAGCGGCTGTCAAAACGGTAAGGGCAAATTTCCGTTCCGCCAACAAGATCTGGAAGCGACATTTTGACCGTGTTTTTGGGTATGCGGACTGGGTTGAGGCTGCGCTTGGCTCGGAAGAGTATGATCTATGTTTATTGCATGACAGTTTGGGGCTTGAGGCAGCGCGTGTGGTCAAGGAGCGCTATGGCTGTCCCCTGGTTTATGACGGGGTTGAATATCCAGAATATAGCGGCCGCTCTGGCCGGGCTGGTGAGATGTTTGCGGCTGAGAAGCGGGGCACGGCGCTGGTCCACCGGCATGAGCTGGAGATCTACCGGCAGCTGGATGCACTGATGGTCGGCACTCGTGGGGTTGCGGGCTGGTATGGGGCTCAGGACGGGGTGGTTCCGGCCAAGATTGTCCGCAACTGCCTGGATTATGAAGAGGTTGAGCGGGATGACGAGATCCGTCGGGATTGTGGCCTGAAACCAGAGGACAGGCTGGTTCTGTATCCGAACTCGGTCTTTATTGATTGTGGGGTTGAGGAGACGGTGACGGCGCTGAAGCATCTGCCGGAAACGGTTCACCTGGCGATCATGGGGTGGATCCCGGCGTTTCTGGGCGATCCGTTGAAGGAGCGAATTGCCCGTCAGGGCCTGGAAGGGCGGGTGCATTTTCTCGACCTGAAGGGACCGGATGATCTGATCCGCTATCGCAGCGGGGCGGATATCGGAATCATTCCGATCCGCCCGACGATTGGCAATCATCGAACGATGCTGCCGAACCGGGTGTTTGAGTTGATCATGAGCCGGGTGCCGATGCTGGTCTCGAGCCTGCCTTATGTGCAGGAGGTTGTCGAGACCTATGATTGTGGGGTTGTGTATGAGGGGAGCCAGCCGGAGACGATAGCCCGATCCCTAGAGAAGATGCTGTCTCGTTTGGACTATTACCGGGAGCGGATGGAAGCGACGGCGAAGGAGATGTGCTGGTCACAGGAAGAGGGCGCCTTTGAGGCCGCGATGTCGCCGGTTCTGAGCCCCTCGGATCCCCCGAGGAAGATCCTGTGCCTGGCCAACAAGCCGCTGACGACGAACCGCCGGTTTTACCGACATACCCGGACCCTGGCCAACTGGGGGCATGACATCACCGTCATGGCACTCGAAATCCCCGACCCACAGCTCCAGGTCAACGGGGTCAGGTATATGGAAATGCCGTCAGAGGATGGTACAGAGCAGAAGAAAACTCCGAGAGGTGTTTCAAAAGCTTTATCCAAACGCTAG
- a CDS encoding glycosyltransferase family 4 protein, producing the protein MKWFFDFTSRWKKQGSSRGGGQRILAELKKTDPEAHEKISRHIQQVKFQLRKTNKALLERLADLEKKRLALLKRIGELEERRDTVVANYNELRKNRNYALWLRHLKKTFDFAQFAYEDITDGPVRLCLAHDTYSLQAAELFRKKYGARVLYDAVEVPNYRDRSLAAQKGYATNIYAADFIMSTEYELIRRADSLISISDGLADVVAEQTGAARPTVVRNCRYTQPFKSSNSIRKDVGCKKDDKVVLFLNTINYGDGFEETMEALKELPDYIRFVFLGGVQRLEGGKDINVELRKIGLFERCTFIEAREPKELIRYISGADIMAIVRRPSNLNNEISLPNRVFEAISASVPLVAPNLRDIGKIVADYDIGEVYEATDPGDMAEKILFSLEKRRQKQLEKSLKKANKLLCWEEEEKQFLAAVQTAMAESGPQQGKTVILACKGLERNDRIFRMSKTLVENGHDVHVACLELPKEELFHAKVQYHKYRDPEPDPSGSDLRFHDNTNQEMKDSEAESHASEAAEART; encoded by the coding sequence ATGAAGTGGTTTTTTGATTTTACGTCCAGGTGGAAGAAACAGGGATCCTCTCGAGGAGGTGGCCAGCGCATTCTGGCTGAACTGAAAAAAACTGATCCGGAAGCGCACGAAAAAATTTCCAGGCATATTCAGCAGGTCAAGTTTCAGCTGAGAAAAACCAACAAGGCGCTGCTTGAACGGCTAGCGGATCTGGAGAAAAAACGTCTGGCGCTGCTGAAGCGGATTGGAGAGCTGGAAGAGCGCCGCGATACTGTTGTTGCAAACTACAATGAGCTTCGTAAAAACCGAAACTATGCCTTGTGGCTTCGGCATTTGAAGAAAACCTTCGATTTCGCGCAATTTGCCTACGAAGATATTACCGATGGACCAGTCAGGCTATGTTTGGCCCATGATACATACTCATTGCAGGCCGCAGAGCTATTTCGAAAGAAATATGGCGCCAGAGTGCTTTATGATGCCGTAGAGGTGCCGAACTATCGGGATCGATCTCTTGCCGCTCAAAAAGGGTATGCAACCAATATCTATGCCGCAGATTTTATCATGAGTACTGAATATGAGTTGATCCGGCGGGCAGACAGTCTGATCAGTATTAGTGATGGATTGGCAGATGTGGTTGCCGAACAGACAGGGGCCGCGCGGCCAACCGTCGTGCGAAACTGTCGATATACGCAGCCTTTTAAATCCAGTAATTCAATCCGCAAGGATGTCGGTTGTAAGAAGGATGACAAGGTTGTCCTTTTTCTGAATACCATCAACTATGGGGATGGTTTTGAAGAAACGATGGAGGCGCTAAAAGAGCTTCCAGACTATATCCGGTTTGTCTTTCTGGGCGGTGTCCAACGTCTGGAAGGAGGCAAAGATATAAATGTCGAGCTCCGGAAAATCGGCTTGTTTGAAAGGTGTACATTTATTGAAGCCCGTGAGCCGAAAGAGCTGATCCGCTATATCTCTGGTGCGGATATTATGGCTATTGTCAGAAGGCCCAGCAATTTAAACAATGAAATTAGTCTTCCTAATCGGGTGTTTGAGGCTATTTCAGCGTCTGTTCCCCTTGTTGCCCCTAATTTGCGGGATATCGGAAAAATTGTTGCCGACTACGATATTGGGGAGGTTTATGAGGCGACTGATCCTGGCGATATGGCCGAAAAAATCTTATTCTCTCTTGAGAAGAGGCGCCAAAAACAACTCGAAAAATCATTAAAAAAGGCCAATAAACTGTTGTGTTGGGAAGAGGAGGAAAAGCAATTCCTCGCAGCTGTACAAACCGCTATGGCTGAAAGCGGACCACAACAGGGCAAAACAGTTATACTCGCTTGCAAGGGGCTTGAGCGAAACGACAGAATTTTCCGAATGAGTAAAACCCTCGTGGAGAATGGCCACGATGTCCATGTCGCTTGCCTGGAACTGCCAAAAGAAGAATTGTTCCACGCTAAGGTCCAATATCACAAATACAGAGATCCAGAACCTGATCCTTCTGGATCGGATTTAAGATTTCATGACAATACAAACCAAGAGATGAAAGACTCGGAAGCTGAAAGTCATGCATCAGAAGCAGCAGAGGCCCGCACTTGA